The following proteins come from a genomic window of Anopheles ziemanni chromosome 3, idAnoZiCoDA_A2_x.2, whole genome shotgun sequence:
- the LOC131285193 gene encoding pickpocket protein 28-like, with translation MIFKAYIRWDQNPIIVSFSEKTTPVREVQFPAVTICPETKVQAEQLNFTEEINGLYDKEEDVDGVYNPYTIGQLKAISQVCASQFYKDHLSSFNGTGEMNVVNILKNLSLDRDVVVDNCGYGDEACDLYMKDTVTEAGLCYSFNMLPQSQMFRKGVLHNEHAYVEDWDTAKIDGDQIPLHALGTGTTDSLWMYLATSKTDIDYTCAGDLQGFTMTLHEASAYPTMAKRSLFIPLDHRVQIAVKPQIITTSPSAAEYHWSKRQCFFNTERYLQFFKIYNQDNCELECLTNITLAVCGCVRYSMPRAHGSDVCSFNKLDCMNHAFIFFRFISSFDVYFKESQFIASRRSELYGIVDFIANCGGLLGLFMGFSILSLLEICYFITIRPISLKKIINRESDLEAAR, from the exons ATGATATTCAAAGCATACATCAGATGGGACCAGAACCCAATCATAGTTTCATTCAGTGAGAAAACTACGCCTGTCCGGGAAGTGCAGTTTCCAGCCGTCACCATTTGTCCGGAAACGAAAGTACAGGCGGAGCAGTTAAACTTCACTGAAGAAATTAATGGATTGTATGATAAAGAGGAAGATGTTGACGGTGTTTATAACCCTTACAC aaTTGGTCAGTTGAAGGCCATATCACAGGTTTGTGCTTCTCAGTTCTACAAGGATCACTTAAGTTCGTTCAATGGAACCGGTGAAATGAATGTCGTGAATATACTGAAGAATCTTTCCCTGGACCGGGATGTAGTTGTCGACAACTGTGGATATGGTGACGAAGCATGCGACCTATACATGAAGGACACGGTCACCGAAGCAGGGCTCTGCTATTCGTTTAACATGCTACCCCAGAGCCAAATGTTCCGTAAGGGTGTACTTCATAACGAACACGCGTACGTTGAAGATTGGGATACAGCTAAAATCGACGGAGATCAAATTCCGTTGCATGCTCTTGGTACAGGAACTACTGACAGTTTGTGGATGTACCTCGCAACAAGCAAAACGGACATCGATTACACCTGTGCA GGAGATTTGCAAGGGTTTACAATGACGTTGCACGAAGCCAGCGCGTATCCTACAATGGCCAAGCGGAGTCTTTTCATCCCATTAGACCACCGAGTGCAGATTGCCGTGAAGCCTCAGATTATCACAACATCGCCGTCAGCAGCTGAATATCATTGGAGCAAACGACAATGCTTCTTCAACACCGAGCGTTATCTTCAGTTTTTCAAGATATACAATCAGGACAACTGTGAGCTTGAATGTCTGACCAACATTACTTTGGCCGTGTGTGGCTGTGTTCGATATTCGATGCCACGGGCTCACGGCTCAGACGTGTGTTCCTTCAATAAGTTGGATTGCATGAATCACGCT TTCATCTTTTTCAGGTTCATTTCAAGTttcgatgtttattttaaagaatCACAGTTCATCGCATCGCGTCGATCGGAGCTGTATGGGATTGTGGACTTTATCGCCAACTGTGGGGGTCTACTGGGGCTGTTTATGGGTTTTAGTATTCTGAGTCTTCTGGAAATATGCTATTTCATTACAATCCGTCCAATTtcgttgaaaaaaattattaatagaGAATCCGATCTCGAGGCAGCAAGGTAA